Proteins from a single region of Kogia breviceps isolate mKogBre1 chromosome 5, mKogBre1 haplotype 1, whole genome shotgun sequence:
- the RSPH1 gene encoding radial spoke head 1 homolog isoform X1, giving the protein MYASRVSQQLVLKDRTNCSDLHSRTPCAMRLSLGHHPTSPMLGSRLFHVCVRTPFAGFSWELLKKKISPQGLLLGNPNDITFPEYEGERNGAGERHGHGKARLPNGDTYEGKYEYGKRHGQGTYKFKSGARYIGEYAKNKKHGQGTFIYPDGSRYEGEWADDLRHGHGVYCYVNGDSYTGEWFAHQRHGQGTYFYAETGSKYVGAWVNGQQKGTAELIHLNHRYQGKFLNKNPVGPGKYVFDIGCEQHGEYCLTDVERGEEEEEEVETPVTAVPKWKVTKITELALWTPTLPQEQPAVDGPGQGEAPGAEGGGEPAEEVQPPTDNVSEGELDSVQPGEEDGDAIREDGEEFRYDS; this is encoded by the exons ATGTACGCATCCCGGGTCAGCCAGCAGCTCGTGCTAAAAGACAGGACAAACTGCAGTGATCTACACTCCAGAACCCCCTGTGCGATGAGGCTGAGTCTGGGACATCACCCGACATCACCCATGCTTGGCAGCCGCCTCTTTCACGTCTGTGTTCGCACCCCCTTTGCTGGTTTCTCCTGggagctcttaaaaaaaaaaatctctccccaaggtctgcttctggggaacccaAACGACATCACCTTCCCA GAATACGAAGGGGAGCGGAACGGGGCCGGTGAGCGGCACGGACACGGGAAAGCGAGACTGCCCAATGGGGACACGTATGAAGGGAAATACGAATATGGTAAAAGACACGGCCAG GGGACCTACAAATTTAAAAGCGGTGCGCGGTACATTGGAGAATacgctaaaaataaaaaacacggTCAAGGCACTTTTATCTATCCAGACGGATCAAGATATGAAG GGGAGTGGGCAGACGACCTGAGGCACGGCCACGGCGTGTACTGCTACGTCAACGGCGACAGCTACACCGGCGAGTGGTTTGCTCACCAAAG GCACGGGCAAGGCACCTACTTCTACGCGGAGACGGGCAGCAAGTACGTGGGTGCCTGGGTGAACGGCCAGCAGAAGGGCACGGCCGAGCTCATTCACCTGAACCACAGGTACCAGGGCAAGTTCTTGAACAAAAAT CCCGTTGGCCCTGGAAAGTACGTGTTTGATATTGGCTGTGAACAGCACGGGGAATATTGCTTAACAGACGTG gaaagaggagaagaggaagaggaggaggtggagacaCCGGTAACTGCCGTTCCAAAATGGAAAGTGACCAAAATCACAGAATTGGCCTTGTGGACCCCGACCCTCCCCCAGGAGCAGCCCGCTGTGGATGGACCAGGCCAGGGGGAGGCCCCAGGAGCTGAGG GCGGGGGAGAGCCGGCGGAGGAGGTCCAGCCTCCGACCGACAACGTGTCAGAGGGGGAATTAGATTCAGTGCAGCCCGGAGAGGAGGACGGAGACGCCATCAGGGAGGACGGAGAGGAATTCCGCTACGACAGCTGA
- the RSPH1 gene encoding radial spoke head 1 homolog isoform X2, translating to MSDLGSEELEEEGENDLGEYEGERNGAGERHGHGKARLPNGDTYEGKYEYGKRHGQGTYKFKSGARYIGEYAKNKKHGQGTFIYPDGSRYEGEWADDLRHGHGVYCYVNGDSYTGEWFAHQRHGQGTYFYAETGSKYVGAWVNGQQKGTAELIHLNHRYQGKFLNKNPVGPGKYVFDIGCEQHGEYCLTDVERGEEEEEEVETPVTAVPKWKVTKITELALWTPTLPQEQPAVDGPGQGEAPGAEGGGEPAEEVQPPTDNVSEGELDSVQPGEEDGDAIREDGEEFRYDS from the exons ATGTCGGACCTGGGCTCGGAAGagttggaggaggagggagagaatgatCTTGGG GAATACGAAGGGGAGCGGAACGGGGCCGGTGAGCGGCACGGACACGGGAAAGCGAGACTGCCCAATGGGGACACGTATGAAGGGAAATACGAATATGGTAAAAGACACGGCCAG GGGACCTACAAATTTAAAAGCGGTGCGCGGTACATTGGAGAATacgctaaaaataaaaaacacggTCAAGGCACTTTTATCTATCCAGACGGATCAAGATATGAAG GGGAGTGGGCAGACGACCTGAGGCACGGCCACGGCGTGTACTGCTACGTCAACGGCGACAGCTACACCGGCGAGTGGTTTGCTCACCAAAG GCACGGGCAAGGCACCTACTTCTACGCGGAGACGGGCAGCAAGTACGTGGGTGCCTGGGTGAACGGCCAGCAGAAGGGCACGGCCGAGCTCATTCACCTGAACCACAGGTACCAGGGCAAGTTCTTGAACAAAAAT CCCGTTGGCCCTGGAAAGTACGTGTTTGATATTGGCTGTGAACAGCACGGGGAATATTGCTTAACAGACGTG gaaagaggagaagaggaagaggaggaggtggagacaCCGGTAACTGCCGTTCCAAAATGGAAAGTGACCAAAATCACAGAATTGGCCTTGTGGACCCCGACCCTCCCCCAGGAGCAGCCCGCTGTGGATGGACCAGGCCAGGGGGAGGCCCCAGGAGCTGAGG GCGGGGGAGAGCCGGCGGAGGAGGTCCAGCCTCCGACCGACAACGTGTCAGAGGGGGAATTAGATTCAGTGCAGCCCGGAGAGGAGGACGGAGACGCCATCAGGGAGGACGGAGAGGAATTCCGCTACGACAGCTGA
- the RSPH1 gene encoding radial spoke head 1 homolog isoform X3: MYASRVSQQLVLKDRTNCSDLHSRTPCAMRLSLGHHPTSPMLGSRLFHVCVRTPFAGFSWELLKKKISPQGLLLGNPNDITFPEYEGERNGAGERHGHGKARLPNGDTYEGKYEYGKRHGQGTYKFKSGARYIGEYAKNKKHGQGTFIYPDGSRYEGEWADDLRHGHGVYCYVNGDSYTGEWFAHQRHGQGTYFYAETGSKYVGAWVNGQQKGTAELIHLNHRYQGKFLNKNVSQRAAMFANEISNSLLPEPV, encoded by the exons ATGTACGCATCCCGGGTCAGCCAGCAGCTCGTGCTAAAAGACAGGACAAACTGCAGTGATCTACACTCCAGAACCCCCTGTGCGATGAGGCTGAGTCTGGGACATCACCCGACATCACCCATGCTTGGCAGCCGCCTCTTTCACGTCTGTGTTCGCACCCCCTTTGCTGGTTTCTCCTGggagctcttaaaaaaaaaaatctctccccaaggtctgcttctggggaacccaAACGACATCACCTTCCCA GAATACGAAGGGGAGCGGAACGGGGCCGGTGAGCGGCACGGACACGGGAAAGCGAGACTGCCCAATGGGGACACGTATGAAGGGAAATACGAATATGGTAAAAGACACGGCCAG GGGACCTACAAATTTAAAAGCGGTGCGCGGTACATTGGAGAATacgctaaaaataaaaaacacggTCAAGGCACTTTTATCTATCCAGACGGATCAAGATATGAAG GGGAGTGGGCAGACGACCTGAGGCACGGCCACGGCGTGTACTGCTACGTCAACGGCGACAGCTACACCGGCGAGTGGTTTGCTCACCAAAG GCACGGGCAAGGCACCTACTTCTACGCGGAGACGGGCAGCAAGTACGTGGGTGCCTGGGTGAACGGCCAGCAGAAGGGCACGGCCGAGCTCATTCACCTGAACCACAGGTACCAGGGCAAGTTCTTGAACAAAAATGTAAGTCAGCGGGCAGCGATGTTTGCCAATGAAATAAGCAACAGCCTCCTCCCCGAGCCTGTGTAA